A window of Rhizobium acidisoli contains these coding sequences:
- a CDS encoding aldo/keto reductase, which yields MEMRRLGKTGLSIAPIVIGGNVFGWTAEEKTSFAILDAFFDAGLNTIDTADVYSAWVPGNKGGDSEEIIGRWLKQAKVSRDKAVIVTKVGSDMGQGKTLKERYILKAVEDSLSRLQTDYIDLYLSHWPDADTPHEETLGAFAKLKQQGKIRAIGCSNYDATLLQASLDAAEKAGLPRYDVVQPEYNLYERSSFEGPLAELCVKEDIGVITYFSLAAGFLTGKYRSKADTQGRAREGRVSTYFDDKGLRILAALDRVSAETGAKPAEISLAWLLRKKGVTAPIASATSLSQLESLAKSATLQLSDDAMALLDEAGR from the coding sequence ATGGAAATGCGCCGGCTTGGAAAAACGGGGCTTTCGATCGCGCCGATCGTCATCGGCGGCAATGTCTTCGGCTGGACGGCCGAAGAGAAAACATCCTTCGCCATTCTCGACGCCTTCTTCGATGCGGGCCTCAACACGATCGATACGGCGGATGTCTATTCCGCCTGGGTTCCCGGCAACAAGGGCGGCGATTCCGAGGAGATCATCGGGCGCTGGCTGAAGCAGGCCAAGGTTTCCCGCGACAAGGCCGTGATCGTCACCAAGGTCGGTTCGGACATGGGACAGGGAAAGACGCTCAAGGAGCGCTATATCCTGAAAGCGGTCGAGGATTCGCTCAGCCGGCTGCAGACCGATTATATCGATCTCTATCTCTCGCATTGGCCGGACGCCGATACGCCGCACGAGGAAACGCTCGGCGCCTTTGCCAAGCTGAAGCAGCAGGGCAAGATCCGCGCCATCGGCTGCTCGAATTATGATGCGACGCTGCTGCAGGCGTCCCTCGACGCTGCCGAAAAGGCCGGCCTGCCGCGTTACGATGTGGTGCAGCCGGAATATAACCTCTATGAGCGCTCGAGCTTCGAGGGGCCGCTGGCCGAGCTCTGCGTCAAAGAGGATATCGGCGTCATCACCTATTTCAGCCTCGCCGCCGGCTTCCTCACCGGCAAGTACCGCAGCAAGGCGGATACGCAAGGCCGCGCCCGCGAGGGCCGGGTTTCGACCTATTTCGACGACAAGGGCCTGCGCATTCTTGCCGCACTCGACAGGGTATCCGCTGAAACCGGCGCCAAGCCCGCGGAAATTTCGCTCGCCTGGCTCTTGCGCAAGAAGGGCGTGACGGCGCCGATCGCCAGCGCCACCAGTCTTTCGCAGCTTGAAAGCCTGGCGAAATCAGCGACACTTCAGCTTTCCGATGACGCGATGGCGCTGCTCGACGAAGCCGGCCGCTGA
- a CDS encoding Gfo/Idh/MocA family protein — protein sequence MLRFGIISTAKIGRDNVVPAIQDAENCVVTAIASRDLARAREMADRFSVPHAFGSYEEMLASDVIDAVYIPLPTSQHIEWSIKAADAGKHVLCEKPLALKAGDIDEVIAARDRNRVVVTEAYMITYSPVWQKARALIDEGAIGKLRHVQGAFTYFNRDAANMRNIPKLGGGGLPDIGVYPVMGTRFSTGKEPLRIQAVTERDPEFGTDIYSSVKADFGDFELSFYISTQMANRQVMVFHGTDGYIEVKSPFNANRFGPEEIELTDRSHNESRIFRFQDSRQYKREVEAFARAVEDGKEELVTLENSKLNQKVIDAIYRASEKDGWEAV from the coding sequence ATGTTGCGCTTCGGTATCATTTCAACGGCAAAGATCGGCCGCGACAATGTCGTTCCTGCAATCCAGGACGCGGAGAACTGCGTCGTCACAGCGATCGCCAGCCGTGATCTCGCCCGCGCCAGGGAGATGGCCGACCGTTTTTCGGTGCCGCATGCCTTCGGCTCCTATGAGGAGATGCTGGCCTCCGACGTCATCGACGCGGTCTATATCCCGCTGCCGACCTCGCAGCATATCGAATGGTCGATCAAAGCAGCCGATGCCGGCAAACACGTGCTCTGCGAAAAACCACTCGCCTTGAAGGCCGGCGATATCGACGAGGTGATCGCCGCCCGCGACCGAAACCGCGTGGTGGTCACCGAAGCCTACATGATCACCTATTCCCCGGTCTGGCAGAAGGCGCGCGCGCTGATCGACGAGGGCGCGATCGGCAAGCTCCGGCATGTGCAGGGCGCCTTTACCTATTTCAACCGCGACGCCGCCAACATGCGCAACATTCCAAAGCTTGGCGGCGGCGGCCTTCCCGATATCGGCGTCTATCCCGTCATGGGCACGCGGTTTTCCACCGGCAAGGAGCCGCTCCGGATCCAGGCCGTTACCGAGCGCGATCCCGAATTCGGGACGGATATCTATTCGAGCGTCAAAGCCGATTTCGGCGATTTCGAGCTGAGCTTCTATATCTCGACGCAGATGGCCAACCGCCAGGTCATGGTCTTTCACGGCACCGACGGCTACATCGAGGTCAAGTCGCCGTTCAACGCCAATCGCTTTGGGCCCGAAGAGATCGAGCTTACCGACCGCAGCCACAATGAATCTCGCATCTTCCGTTTCCAGGACAGCCGCCAGTACAAGCGGGAAGTCGAAGCCTTCGCCCGGGCAGTGGAGGACGGCAAGGAAGAGCTCGTCACGCTCGAAAATTCGAAATTGAACCAGAAGGTGATCGACGCGATCTATCGCGCCAGCGAGAAGGACGGCTGGGAAGCCGTCTGA
- a CDS encoding GtrA family protein, with amino-acid sequence MRKLVRFAIAGGIGFLVDAGVLSALLHLTPLGPFLARLVAIALAMAATWAFNRSFTFDRSGRSLASEGFRYGSVGVTAALVNYGLYSALLLSLPSVQPLAAMVIASLASMIFSFFGYSRFVFRTE; translated from the coding sequence ATGAGAAAGCTCGTCCGCTTCGCCATTGCCGGCGGCATCGGCTTTCTCGTCGATGCCGGCGTCCTGTCGGCGCTGCTCCATCTGACGCCGCTCGGGCCATTCCTGGCACGGCTCGTCGCGATCGCGCTGGCAATGGCGGCGACCTGGGCTTTCAACCGGAGCTTCACCTTCGATCGCTCCGGCCGATCGCTTGCTTCAGAAGGCTTTCGCTACGGCTCGGTCGGGGTGACGGCAGCACTGGTCAATTACGGGCTTTATTCCGCGCTTCTGCTGTCGCTGCCGTCCGTACAGCCGCTTGCAGCGATGGTGATCGCCAGCCTCGCCTCGATGATCTTCAGCTTCTTCGGCTATTCGCGCTTCGTCTTCCGGACGGAATAG